From the Hevea brasiliensis isolate MT/VB/25A 57/8 chromosome 13, ASM3005281v1, whole genome shotgun sequence genome, the window GAGGTTTAGATCgcccgcttggtccgaccacctcaaccTCATCTGACAACCACGAGACAttaacggaaggggggctcgtcgctctctgaccatcggcgccgctcattttcaaagaaaagataaaatttaactaaaagaaagatcaaaacccttatcggagtgtgatagatgtcggaagaacttgaaaaaacgagagaattttggaatcgctcgcgagatgctgaaaatgacataagggagcaactggttgacccatcccctatttatacccgtctgagcatttaatgctcacaataTCCCAAGCGGcgtatcggttagcgggattcgccagttTTTCTGACACGTCGTAAGAACATTtcagaaactccataaataaataaagggagatcggctagttaaagcTCGGCGAATTAAGGTAGATGTTCAGAAtcacagatcggctaagggctatttagttaggaatcggatcggataaacacatttagagatcggaaaataatcaatgcaataataataaaatgataattgtcaaaataaaatttcgttTCCAAAAGGTCGTGGTGGACTTTCCAAGCCTCCCATCTGTCATTTACTTGTATAAAAAAGATGGGATCCATTTATCGTATAACCTTATCATAACTATACGATTTATaatctttaatttataatatttttaaatttaatttaaaaaaatactaaaaatcttTTTTAATTGTAATAGTGATTTGCAATTAATTAGTTAACATgataagccaaaaaaaaaaaaattctgttcTCTCTCTTCatcactcaattttttttttctcttatttccCTCTACTCTCTAATGCAACATGTTCTCTCTCACAATTTGTTTCTCAGTTTTTATCTTCTCCCTGGCAAGCATGAACCCAATCATAGTTGAAGTGACAATTTATCCTCTACACGTCTCCTTTTTCTCCCTCCCTCACTTTGTATCTTAGTCTCTATCATCTATTGCAatagaattttaatttataatttttcaatatagTGATGAGTAAAGGGATAGAATGATTCCACAGGGTCCTCTCTCTAACATTTGCCAGAGCGAGAGGTTCTCTTTGGTTTTTAGAGTCTCGTTTTCTTCGTTGCTCTTGTTCAAACGATTTCTTTTGCCCCATCCGAGAGAGGGAGGCTCTTTCGTCCCTCACCTAATCGTGAGTTTGTTCTCTCTACCATTAGATGGGTTGTAGATATCTTTTGCTCCTTTTTTTTTAGCAAGTCCGCATTCAAGGAGTGAGAGCCGCTCTATGTAGATTTGATTGCCTTGTGCTTGGTTTTTGTGTGATGACTCATGCATGGCGTCTTTGCGGTTACAGGTAGTTTTGGGAGCTTGTAGGTCATCGGCTTTGAGTATCTTTTGTTATTGGGTGAGAGGGCAAAGATATATGGTTGGTGGCATTTGCTAGACCCCTGAGCCAATACTAAATGGCTGATCCGTAAAGGATGAGTGAGAGGCCGACGAGTTTTGCCACTGCCACTCGTTGTTGGATTCTAAGATGATCTATTGCTACTTCAACTTTCTTGACCAGAGGTTGTTTGTGCTTCGCTTCATGATGGAACATCACCCAGCCTTTTTGCTCCTCTGAGGATGCTTTGATAGGGGACTCCTTAATCCAACTCTTTGCCTTAAATGGTCATCTTGTGCTACTCGGTGAGCAAGATTCCCCGAAAACTTTTTCTTCGCAATGGCGGTGCCTCACTGCTTGACTGCGGCAGTCTTCTCTGTAGTTGTCTATCTCCAGACCTAACTATGGTTCCTTGAGGCTCGGGGCCTTTATTTTTCTTCAAGGCTGCATATTTAACTGCCTTGGTGTAAAATCCTAAGTTTTTTTTTAGCCTTGGCCTTAAGTTTAAACTTGTAATGGGCTCAATGCCCATTAAACTCTTCTAGTAATATCATTTTACCTTtgataaaaaaagagaaaatgccaaaaaaaaaagcaaatatgTCTTATAAATTAACTTGATTCGTATATAAATTAAGATAAATACTTCACATTAAAGAAAAATGGTAATTTCAACTCATAAGCCCCCATAACCACAAGCAAAAACACCAGTGCCAACAAACCACAAATTATATCTCTAAATTTGACAatcaaaagaaaagaagaaagaaaaattttgTTCTGGGCGAGTCAGTATAATTGCGCTTTTTCGCCTCTCATCTCCTGCAAGCTTTTATAAACCCAGATTTGGAGCATCTAATGCAGTTCAAGGCCAAATCAGATAGGGCTAACAAGCTCACACCCACTGGCACTACCAACACATGCACATGGAGCGATATCTTCTGTCTCAAAAACAGAGTTTTGCGTCTTGTCCTCGATAGTCTTGACCCTCGTAGTTCATTTCAATCCCTTTACTTCTCTTGCTCAGCTCCGGCTCCTTAGTCTtaagagaaataatttttttggTCTGCTGCCAGACCTCTCTTTCTCACTATTTGTATTAGCAAATAACGTTGGTTTCTGATCCTACAACAGTTAAGAATGGGGcataaaaattagaaaatagtAAGGGCGATGGGGGAGAAAAAAACTAAGAAAAATGAtaggagagacagagagagaatggagagagagagagagagagataactTTGTATTCTTTAAAGCTTGCATAAGACTTAATTCtttagaaaatcaaaattaatggtTGGTTCAGTTTATGCATAGGAATTATGCTTTTAGAAAATCAAAATTCATCTAGTTGAGCAAACGGTGAACCAATCAATTCGATCAGTCCATAAGGAAAGATGGCAGCCTTATATAAGGTGGAGAGAGGGAGATGTGACGAAGAGGGAAAGGAAAAAAAGAGAAAGTaaaagatgattaaaaaaaaaaaaaagacaatccATATTTGAGGTTTTCGAAGGTAATTTACCTATTAGAATTAGAATAAATTTTGAGTGGTAGGAGAAAATTTTGAAGGGTAACTtcgaataattaaaaaaaattaattttttatgaatcataaaataaatataaaaagatactttgataaataaaaaaaatataaaatgtaaatttaaattAGTGAAATGATATGCATTTCAAAAATATTTACATTTTTGTCACAATTATATGATAGTTTAGATAGATTTAATTAATCACATTATTTATAGATTAAATTAATGAGTATTGAGAATTATATAAtcgtaaaaaattaaaaattaaattgtatatttatTCATAACTATATTATTATaagattatttaaaaaataaatatgcacaaCACAAGCAAAAAGCATGTGTGTAGAGAGGCATAATGGCTGAGGGTGCAGGCGCCCCACGCATGCACATCCCTAGCACATCATTGGGGCACTTATAAACAAGTGTTTTTAACGAATGCTTTTCGCCTAATTTAATTCATCTTTAAATGCTCATAATCATTATAATGTTTCCATTTCTCTTGCTtcactaattattattttttttaactgctaattattattatttttttaattcatcCTTTATATATGTCCTCTTATACCTTTCCTTAGGAATGGTAACAAAGCAGCCAATTAGAAACAAAAATTATctgtaaaaaatttaaattagagcaaAAACTTTAGTTTTTtaatggagatttttttttttattaaataataacaatattttattaaaaaatagatTATAAGAGGTAAATATAatcttaataataaatatatattttttataaaaattctaatatttaagtgcttaaatatattaaaataaattaatttttaataaataataataatatattattaagtaTAACAGGTTTTGAAAATTTGGAACGAAAAGATATTCTCTTCATCCTTAATTCCCACAATATTAAAAGTAGATAAGATTGGAGAAAATTAGTCAGTGCAGAATGGGTTAAGATAAGCCATCATCCTACCTTTTCTTGCTCTTAAGTCACTAAACAAGCAACATTATTGAGTAATTTTAATGTAATTGAAAATAAATCATTAACAAAGTTTAATAAGTAGTTTTGTTTTTCAAATGATTGATCACtaacataaattttataaaatttctttgtcaattttttaatctttaatataaataaatttattccaACACATGAAATTGACATCTctcttaaaataaatattatcctTAAAATGTGTTCATCATTAATGCAATTACTtccattttatttaaaaaatatatattttttccaaCATATTTAAGCAACCATCAAGCTCAAATGGCAAATATACTAGTGTTACTGCTTGACTTTTTTGAAATTGGATTTGAAATCAATATTTTATAatcttgaaaatatttttttgtgaCTAATCTTGAGAATAATCTaacataattattgaattaaattatggtgtgtttttgcatggctatatatatatatatatatatatttttttttttttatttatttttttttcttctagttTTGCATACCTTGTCTTTCTGTACAAGGCCCACTTCTCTTTTGGTGTAAAGCCATTATTATTCTTAACATATGTTCATTAAGCTTGCTGGCTACATGGGAAATGATACTTCATTAGTAACTTAGGGATGAAGCTCAAATTTTAGCATAATAATTATCCCAGACAGAGATCATTAGCTGTGGTATCAAGATATTGTATTACGGTTTTTCTAACAAGTATAACTTTGTACTTATTAAGGATTATAGATATACTTATCGATTTTtttaatgtgtgtgtgtgtgtgtatattgaATTAATAACAGCAGAAAATAATAGTGAAAAAGGGAAACCTCATGCAAAGGGCCTAATTAGCCCCTGAAAACCTTGTTTGCAGGAAATTTAAGCCGCCCACTTTTGCCTCTTGGTCAACTTTACATCGAGTTTAATATAGTTTAATATACATTGGGTGTGTGTATATATGCTTATGAAGATAAAAATTAGCTTAAAAAGGattgttttatttcaaatttaagcTGGGACGCACATAAAAATGCAGAACATGATCAAGCACTAGCTTCAACTTCCAATTGTAGAAACAACATTCATCATACATGCTTGCTCTAAAACCATGTGCATTTGAGgggaaagaatatatatatatgtgaataACAGAATTCATGAGAATAATTTCAGATAATTAAAGATCGCATTCCTAATTTTCTAAATCTCCAATGAAGCCAAAAACTAACCAAAATTTCATTGTCAAATCGTAAGACGACTTTCCAATGCAACATCCCAGAAAAATAGGTAGGTCATATGCTAGATCTCAATATAAAATGGGCTTGCTTGTTGATATTAACCCAGTTGCTCTAAGAGTTAGATGCTTTTAACTAGTATAAGTTATACCCAAGCCTTACTACTATTAGTTCCTAAACTCATCAAACAGCAATCCCACTTCCACCCAAAGAGGAAAAAGACCTCTTCCCAGCGTGCAACAAGCTCAAACACccatcataaaattttaaaaacgtAGGGATAATCATAAAAGGTCTGCATGCCTCAAATTGCCTACTCTACTGtggtatttaaaaaataatatggtTGAACCAGATCTTGTGCCCTGAATCCAGTGACAACCCCGTCATCAATGTTAAACCAAAATTGATAGATGTGCCAAATCATCAATTTTACTGCATAGCTCCTGACTTGCCTGTTGAATCATTAATTGAGCATACAGAATTCCCATCAATCAAAAGCAGCCCAAACCACTGAAATATAGAACAAACGCAAAACCATACTTGAAACATAACAAATTAACTCCAAAAAAAGGACAATTTATACAGCGAATCACAGGCATAGACCAAGAACAAGGAAATGGCGTACCCAAAATCAGAACCTGCATTTTTCAAGCTTCTTTCCTAGTTATCCTGTCAATTTAGAAAGAACAAAACAGTTACTAACCAAGGTActgtctttgggaagaaggaaatTCACATGACACTCAACCATTAACTCAATGATAAATATACAAGTAGCAAGCAGAACCGAACACCCAATCCAAGCGACATATAATCTCACTcaaaacagaacagctaacagtACAACCTCAAACATTATTTTTGAAGATTCAAATGCCAAAACCACCCAAAAAAACAATAGAAAACGTGAACTTTTTGACCAGAGGCATCATTTTTAGTGCATCCCATATAAGCAAATTCTCACCTGAAGCAATTAATGCCCAAGGCTGTTGTGATTTCATGAATGACTGATGTGGCAAAATGCAAATAGAGTCCCACTGAGGTGAAAAAAAGAATTGTGAGACAAAAATATAAGAATATGCAAATATGCAATAGGAGCAATTAAAATTAACACATGCATAACTCAAACAAAAAAAAGagttctaaaaaaaattaaaaaaaaaaacctcaattAACATGTTAAAAGGATTTTCAATAGCAAAGCAAATTCACTCCATatgctcaactcaactcaactcaactcaattaagcctttatcccaaaaatttggggtcagctatatagattcgctttctccactctaaacgattttgggttaaatcctcagaaatgtgtaatgcttctagatcatgtagtactactctcctccaagtcaatttaggtctaccccttttcaCTCCATATTCTCAGTGTaaataaattcaaaagacaaggaAAAAGTAACATGCCTGTGAATAAACAGTAACCAAGAAGAACCCAAAATTCATCAACCAAAGGAACTCTGCAACAACAAAGGTGATTATAAAAATTACCATGCCAGCCAAATGATTAAAAGAGATGTTTGTTATGAACAAACAGAAGCTACAACTAAATTATCACATACCCATCATTCAGTTTGGCAGTGAGTGCATTTGCAATGGCAAATGGTAGATATAATAATGACTGCAGAAATTGGAAAACAAAGTTAACTCTCCAGTTAATTAACTTAATATATATACCTCCAACAAATGGAACACAAATTTAAAAAAGTAGTAGAAGCTTTTGCAggagatattaaaaaaaaatctcttaacaCTGAAGGGAATGCCACAAGCATTCTTCGGAAAGCTCCCACAACCACAAGTGCTAAGCACACACATAACAGAAACACTTGACTGAGAGCAATTGTATGCTATTAATTACAAGGAAGTGGATAGCCTATGGCAAATGAATAATCGTGTATCTGACACGTATCAGATACCATTCAAGTTCAGACAAAGCATTATGCATTGTGGATTTCCAtaaaaacccaaaaaaaaaaaaaaatcactttctAGGTAGACTTTAATACATATGAACAGCCTTTCACATTGCTGAATATTTTTGAGTCAAGAATTTAAATATACATACCATGCACATGTTAGTTTTCAATCCCTTTGGTTCATCACACAAGTGGGCCAGAATCATTCTTCCCTGTCAAATCAAACTCCGTTTCAGCAACAATATATGAAAGTTAATGGTATACTGTTTGTGCTAATTTAGAAAATAAGTTAAATTTCTTACAACAGTAATTGCATCAAAAGTGCACTGAGATTAGAAACCTCCTTAAGCACATGAAAGTAAAGTTGGTCTACCGTTATGCATTACAATATCATATAGAACTACAAGCATCAAATTTTGACCTTCTTAGTTTTTGTTTCTATAAGAAGCTTATCACATCTGTAATAGAAAAAATACACCTTCATGCCATCACAGTTAAGAACACCTTACATGTAAAAAACTTCAGCTATATGTTTTCTAGTAATATTCCATTTGATATTATGGAcaaagttaaaattttttttcccaCTTAATGACCTGTGCGTGTATTCTCCACAAAAAACACAGTAACTGTTAAGAGAGGATGTATCAGGTTAAGCATGGAACTGATTGTCACCATTATGTTGCTGCACTGTTCAAAAACATAGTGATGTGATCATGTAGGACAGGCATTTTCCTATAGAATTCTGCTAGATTTTCGTCTGACATCAGCAAACAAGGTCACCTGAATTGCACAATGATTGCCTTTTGTAAAAGTTGTGATTAAAAATGCCTATTTAGAGTCTGTCCATTTGGAACAACCCAACAGGCCCACAATCCATGTCAAGCAACATCTCCTTAACATGAATAAGTTAAtggaatttttaatttataatgacAAGAAAACAGCATCTTGGAGACACTATCAAATACATACAGACACAAAATCATtatagttaaaaaaataaataataaataaacacATGCGCACACACCAACACACATCTTACCACAAGAAACCCAAATGCAAGTCCAGTCCCCAGTATGACTAGATGAGGATATTTTCCCATTATATCAGATGGAGACAGATAATCCCTGCATATGAAGTAAGATCCTAAATAAAGACCACAATGCACATCAAGAATTGATTATGCACACGATAATGTTGCAGGTTAAATCATACCACACCAAGACGCCTCCCATGAGCACAACAAAAGGGTAAAGCTGATAATACGAGAAAAGAATAAGAAATCTATTAAGCACAAATGTAATTGAGAAATGCATGTTCCAAAAAGTTACAGATTTACCATGGCTAATGCCAGTAACATGCTGCCTTTTCTTGACTGAACAACCTTGTAGACATTGCACACACTGCAGAAAAACACACATCATATTACGCAAGGAGATTCAAGCAGGCCTTCAACTAACAGCTGTAGTAGCATATGTATGACCTCAAGTGAAACCTCACAGGAACAATCCATATAGGAACTTTCACGCTAATCATTTAGACATGAGTGAATCACACTAAATTACATTCAAGCCCATATTGCAACAGCAAAAGTGCCCCCACACCAAAACCACCACCtcaccagagagagagagaggggaaaagaaaggaagaaaaggacTAAAAAAAAGTATCATTTTCACATGGACAACTGAATAACATAGCaaattaaactatgtaccacaatttagtCTGAAGATCATAATTGAATGGGTACCAAAACAATTTAACATGGAGAATCAAGCAAGAGTTGTCAAATAAGAGCAGGAAATATCATAAATGAGTGTCAAAGTAAATTGCTATAAATGAAATACGCAACAGGGAATTGAAATTTTCAATCTTTTCAGAAGCATTTAAGTGCTTACTTGAATGCAATCGTAGGAATAACACCACAAGCTATCATTATAAACAGCACAGCTCTGAAAGTTGGGATTTCTGaagtcaaaagaaaaaaaaagtgaattTTTCTTCCTGACAACTGTTAAAAATAAGAAAGCAGCACAAAGGTAAGGGGAAATAAAAGTTCATGAAAAGACAAGGCATCGAGGAAGTATAATTGGCAATTTCGATGTGAAGTTCAGCTATCAGGATAGAGATGACTTACCAATCAAATAGCAGTGTATGTTATAGTAATCCATTATTCCAAAGCAATCAatagaaaactcaaaaataatattGCAATTAAGCATTTACAAAATAAATTCCAGTAACTTACTGACAACCTACTTCAAATCCTTGACTGATGAAAAACAAAAGGATTAATGTCCAAAAAAAATCTTATTCTTTTCTCAAATCTTGGAGGATACCCATAAAAGACACAAAATGCAGGACAGATCTGGTGACAAATGTATATATAAGCAAATAAGGGAACACTAGATAAGTCCTCCATCCAGAATGCATCATGTAACTAGTATAAATCATATAACTAAATGTTGCATGGCATTTCATTATCATAGTGACTAGCAGGGGAAAAAAATAGTGAACAGTAATTCAGCAACATGATTACTGTCTTCAATCTTCACACATAGGAACTGAGCCCAACTATGCCTTAGTCCCAAACTAGTTGGTGTCTTCAAGTATAGGAAATAACTTGATGAATAAATAAAATGTGAAGCAATCAATTGTAAGAATATTGCAAACAGGCACAAATTATTTAAGCTACCATTATGAAATAACTACAGCATATatctataaaatataaaatttagtaaACATAAAGATAACATACATCATCATACTCCATCCTTTCAGGAATAGAAAACAAGCAAAAAATACACAAAAAATAAAGATATTTTTTATGCTAAACATCACAACTtcaaaaactggtttctgaagtctgAACATAACATGGCAAACAACATTCTTAAATTTAAGGACATGATAAGACACAAGTACAAGACAAATTTCAGCTAAAAACTTCCAACAGATATTTCCTTCATAGATTTAAGGGTAGATTAGAACCTTCCTACAGTTTTTAAAGTGTCTATAAACAAGGGGAGTGGGGAATGGTAAGGAGATGAAAAGGAGCATGTATGTACATCAATAAATGAACTGCCAAACATAGCAAGGATTAGGAATTCATAATTCTTACCACTTATAATTGGCACCCAACTTAAAAAGGGAAAAGACTTCCCAAAGTTCTGAACCCACCACTCAGCACCTAAAAAAGATAACAACCCAAGTTAACATCAAAGTAAAAAATGGAAAAGTGAAGAAAGATGCAGAGAAAGGAATATTGAAGAAATAATTAACAATATGATGTGGTAAAGGAACTTCATCCATATGTGAGTTATTGTAAGTGCGACAAAGGAACAGAAAGACAATACCAACTACGCCTGTGAAAAAATGAGCTACATATATCATCATCAGACCCTCGGTTGGTCCATTAATTGCAGGAAGAATAAGAGTATTTGTGAAAAAGCTGGATCAAAGGAAGCAAAAATTCAAGTTATCAGTACAATATCGAATAGTTACAGCAAACAAACCTAAGTATATAACACaatggaaataaaaaaaattcaacggTTAAGAAAGCAAACAACAGTAGGTCTGACTGAGAGAAagtgaaatgaaataaaagttaTGCAGTAGAATACCATTTCATTCAActtatacaaaataaataaaagcatcTTAATATCACTAACTGTTCCCATGTTGCGCCGTAGAATGGAACAGCTGATAAAACCCAAAACCAGAAAGTGTCTCTTCCACACATTGCAGTGCTACCAAAAGCCATGCTTTCAAACTGCGGAACACCAAGAATAAATGTTAAAGAAACAACACTCACTGGAGTTAAAAGAACCAAAGATGGAAAATACATACTGCACATGCAAGAGCATCACATCCTGCAATAAATTGGGAAAACCAAAAAAATATACTTAAGAAACATTCAGAAATGATAACTATTAAAAAATGGAAAATCACTAACAACAGAAAATCACCATGGTCAAAAAGTTCTCCCAATGGGCTCGAGGAGCTTGTCCGTCGTGCTTGCTTCCCATCAACAGCATCAAAAGTCTGTGAAATTAACAAGAAGTTGGTAAAAGCCACAGTAAAAACACAGTTTGTCAACCAATGATATGAAACACACAAGAAAAGATTAATGCATGTGAGAATTAAACTCACACCTGATATAAAAATAGAAGTAATCCATGTGCAAAGTGAACCCATCTTGGTGGAGCTGTATCCAAATGAGGTGAATATATCTGTGATGCAAACATAAATTAGgggaaaaaaagaggaaaaaaaaattgtcaCAAAGCAACTTTGTACAAACATGACCACAAAGAACTTCCTACTCACATAGCCAAGCAGTGCAGAAGTAACCAAGAACATGAATCCTGTAAGGGTGATCTTAAAAACCAAAAGCAGAACCAGTTAGTAATCAAAAGCAAGAAAATATCATTAGGAAACTTAGTGTCACAAATCAAAGTACAAAGCATATCATCTTACCATGTTGGGTCTGGAGAAGATCAGGAGGCAAATAGTTtttggaaggaaaaaaaaaaggcattAGGAAATATTATTAAATCAATATAAAACTTTCTGTGTGAAAAATCAATGTGAAGCATAAGCAATGAATGCTACTCAGAGTACAAAGTCCAAACTCAAGGTACAATGTAAAACTTTTATAGAATTTTACATCCAGGATGCTGATTTAGACAGTAATGTTCCATCTTTTACCATCATCCCCAAGCGCGACAAAGGGTTATAAAAATGAACAGCAGTTGAATAGCCTTAAACATGAGGAAGTAACCCTGCTAATTGCTAAGTGGTCATCATAAGGTACTCGGTAATGGTAACTGCTTGGATTATCTTCAAAGGTGACTACAATAAATAGTAAAATCCCAAGGAACCTAATAGCAAGAGCTTCCAAAATAGTATCAAGCAATATTCTTAGAGCAGTACCTCAATCCCCTCTTTCTAAGAATAAAGCAAGAAAATGTCCAACTACAGTGGAGGTTTAAGAAGAAAGTGAATTTAGGGGGCGTACATCCACATTCAAATAGGTGGTTCCAAGTCCAACACAAATAGAAGCTATACTAGAAAATCTTAAACACCTGTTATATAACAGCCAGGAAGACCAAGCAATGTCAAGACTCGCAATGAGAATCAACTCATCAGCACTCAACAGCTATTGTTATCATGCTACTTAAGGTCAGAAGGATACATCATGGTCCTGGATTTTGGAACTCTTTAATTTCTACACAAAAAATGCATAGTTTAAGCTTAGGGTCAAATAGCATGGGGCTTTACAacaatatttttcattttatgcAATGGTGAGAAACTGGGTTATGACCACATGTATCATCAATAAAGTGCTCGCATATTACAATTCACAATTAATTATACTGAACAAAATTAAATAGTACTTTTGAAAAAGAAAATTGTAGAAATAGCAATTAAAGCACATAGGCAAAACCAGCCTAATTTCCTCATTACAGCCATTAGTTTAAAAACCATTTGAGATTGAATATCATTCCCATTATCCTCCATTTGCCagagcaattaaaagcccatAAACACTGAAAGATTTCATTCAATTAAAGCAACCAAACCAAACAAATAGCGTTGAATACGCAAAAAGCAGTAAAAAAAATCCCAAAACAAAAACAAATTACTCACGGCATCCAAAGAGGGAAGAAGTTAACGAATCGACTCCAGAAGGGTTGCAACACATATTTAGCAACGTAAGAGTGATCAACTCCACTGTACTTATATCTGTGAAGTGCTGCTACTCCATGTGATCCTATATACCCCATTCCttcactcaaaaaaaaaaaaaaaatcagaaatatTGCTTCAAGAACCTGATCACTCTCTGTACAACCTGCTGGAAAATTGTGAATTTGAGATTATATACTACATTTAACTGATTTAAGCAAATGATTAAAAGGGATTAAAGGAAAGAAGAGCATGCGAACCTGGATTGGCTAGTATAAAAAGTGGATCTAGAATTAGAAACAAGCGCAGATCTAAGGATCAGAGAAGAGAAACTCTAAACGAAAACAACAATGGAGGATTAAAAAGAAACCTTCACCGAttaaaatcgagaaacagagagAGATATAAGAATTTATAGAAGAAGAGCCTTTTGGTATGGATAGAAAGCTGATGAGAAAAAAGCATAAAATATTGTTAATCTCCCGCCCTAGATAATCACGttttataatttatgaaaaaaaattcTTCCGTATAAGATGTGAACACAGACATTAAATA encodes:
- the LOC110660709 gene encoding choline/ethanolaminephosphotransferase 1 isoform X1, with the translated sequence MGYIGSHGVAALHRYKYSGVDHSYVAKYVLQPFWSRFVNFFPLWMPPNMITLTGFMFLVTSALLGYIYSPHLDTAPPRWVHFAHGLLLFLYQTFDAVDGKQARRTSSSSPLGELFDHGCDALACAFESMAFGSTAMCGRDTFWFWVLSAVPFYGATWEHFFTNTLILPAINGPTEGLMMIYVAHFFTGVVGAEWWVQNFGKSFPFLSWVPIISEIPTFRAVLFIMIACGVIPTIAFNVCNVYKVVQSRKGSMLLALAMLYPFVVLMGGVLVWDYLSPSDIMGKYPHLVILGTGLAFGFLVGRMILAHLCDEPKGLKTNMCMSLLYLPFAIANALTAKLNDGVPLVDEFWVLLGYCLFTVGLYLHFATSVIHEITTALGINCFRITRKEA
- the LOC110660709 gene encoding choline/ethanolaminephosphotransferase 1 isoform X3 → MFLVTSALLGYIYSPHLDTAPPRWVHFAHGLLLFLYQTFDAVDGKQARRTSSSSPLGELFDHGCDALACAFESMAFGSTAMCGRDTFWFWVLSAVPFYGATWEHFFTNTLILPAINGPTEGLMMIYVAHFFTGVVGAEWWVQNFGKSFPFLSWVPIISEIPTFRAVLFIMIACGVIPTIAFNVCNVYKVVQSRKGSMLLALAMLYPFVVLMGGVLVWDYLSPSDIMGKYPHLVILGTGLAFGFLVGRMILAHLCDEPKGLKTNMCMSLLYLPFAIANALTAKLNDGVPLVDEFWVLLGYCLFTVGLYLHFATSVIHEITTALGINCFRITRKEA
- the LOC110660709 gene encoding choline/ethanolaminephosphotransferase 1 isoform X2, with product MITLTGFMFLVTSALLGYIYSPHLDTAPPRWVHFAHGLLLFLYQTFDAVDGKQARRTSSSSPLGELFDHGCDALACAFESMAFGSTAMCGRDTFWFWVLSAVPFYGATWEHFFTNTLILPAINGPTEGLMMIYVAHFFTGVVGAEWWVQNFGKSFPFLSWVPIISEIPTFRAVLFIMIACGVIPTIAFNVCNVYKVVQSRKGSMLLALAMLYPFVVLMGGVLVWDYLSPSDIMGKYPHLVILGTGLAFGFLVGRMILAHLCDEPKGLKTNMCMSLLYLPFAIANALTAKLNDGVPLVDEFWVLLGYCLFTVGLYLHFATSVIHEITTALGINCFRITRKEA